The stretch of DNA GAAGGCTTTGGCTTCTTTGCTTCAGGAGCTTTGCCAATGAAGTTGTTGCCTTTGGATGCTGCGTCAAAGCACCTCCTCGCAGCTTCAATGTCCCCGTGTAGAGTAGCAACCTGCCCCTTATGAGTGTAATACTTCATCTTTAGGTGGGCAGTGGAGGGGACCGCGATCAGGTCTGCTATGgccgtcctgccgatgatgcatTGGTAGAGGCAGGGGCAGTCCACGACCAAGAATTTGACTCTGATCGACTTGGCAGTTTCCTCGGAGCCAAAAGTGACTATGAGGTCGACATAGCCCCAAGGCCTAGTGGTTGCCCCGTTGAATCCTGTGAGATCTGAACCCAAGTACGGGGTGAGGTGTGTCTCGTCCAGCTGTAAGGTCCTGAACAAACTGGCGTACATAATGTCGCAGGAGCTCCCCGGATCGATGAGGACCCGACGAacgtccatgttggccatgtctgcccggacgaggaggggaatttggaaattggctgtcccgccgggcagctcttctcgatagaaggctaaaggcattgatcgcCCTTTCGCCTTGTCCAGTGTTGCGTTCATATTCGAGGACGTGTTGATGAgatcctcgaattttctttttatcgatcCGACGGTGTGCTTGTCCATATGACCGCCGGATATGACGAATGAGTCAGTGAAATATTCCCACGTGCTAAGCGTAGGAGCAGTATAGGTGTCCCCAAAATCACTGGGGATAGCAAAATCTTCTGGCCGGGATACGCTCATAGCTATTTGCTTGGCGTTTTTCTGCCCGGCTGGCTGTGGAGGTACCTCCTCGACCGCGCGAGTCTCCGCGGTATCTGGTCGAGGATCATTATTTCTTTTTACGAACTGTCTTAGTTGTCCGTTTCTGATCATGATTTCAATAGCATCATTCAGTTGGATGCAGTCGTCGGTCCTGTGACCATAACTCTTGTGGTATCTGCAATACCTATTTTTGTCTTGGCCGGGCTTCAGGGGGGTTGGCTTTGGTTGCTTCACATTTGCCCTGTCGAACTCAGAGATGTGAACCTCAGCGAATATCTCTCCCCGTGATTTGACGAGGGGGGTGTAGGTGGCGAATGTGCTTGGAGGGCCACGAGGCTCTCGTCTTTCACCCCTCCTTCTGTCTCTGCCCCTCTCGCCACCCCGATCGCCGCCTCTATCGTGTCCCCTGTCATCGTTCCTATGGGAGGACTCGCGGGCAGGGTGGCTGCTTCCAGGTCGGGCAAGGCGGGCGACATCAGCCGCCTGGACTTCCTCGTACTCAATGTACTTTTGAGCTTTTAGGAGGAGGTCGTCCCAGGTGGGTGGTTTTTCTATGCCAACAGCTTTGGCAAAATCGCTGCCCGGGCGAAGGCCTCTCTGCAGCAAGTACTTCTTCATGTCGTCGGTTGTTTCGACCTGCACAGCCTCCTTATTGAACCTCTCGACGAAATTGCGGAGAGTTTCTTCCTCGGCCTGGTAGATGGCCTCCAAGGCGTGCACAGTTTTTGGATGCTTGCGGGAAGCGGTGAAGTGTCTGCAGAACTGTTCTGTAAGGTCTCTCCACGAGTGGATAGATTGAGGGGGCAGACTTTGGTACCATGCCATTGCTCCCTTCCTCAATGTGGTCGGGAATAGTCTGCACCTGATGGCACCGCTAATATTCCTGAAATCCAGGTTAGCGTTGACATTAGCAATGTGATCGTCGGGGTCAGTCAAGCCATCGTACGCGGGGAGCGTAGGAGGTCTCTCGAAGCCCTTTGGAACACGCTTCCTCAGAATGTCTGCGGACAGGGGGCATCGGGGATCACCCTCGTCACTCCCGTTAGGAGAATGGTCCTCGGAAGACCGTGGAGAATAGTCGCCGGGCATGGGCGTTGGACTGCGAGATTTGCGAGGACGATAGCTGCCCGACGCGCCATGCTTGGCCATGTTCGTCaacccttgaggtgaatggcGGCGCGGAGCTTCGTGTTTCCCTTTCTTGCCCGGGGAGAGTCTGCCCTCGCGTTGTGGAGGAGTACGATCCCTCTTCCGAGGAGTAACTTCGACCCTCTCTAGGTcggggcgtcgatgtttgacggccgccggacggggaggggaaggagtagcctgatgtctccgcgggggagagttggtctttTTACGGCGTCGGCTTCTTTCCAGCGCGGTGATTCTTTCACTCTGCTCGTCTAGATGACGGCCTTGAGCCTGCATGGCCTCCGTTGTTTGTTTCAGAGCAGCGATCAAGGCCGTGATCTCGGAATTGGCCAAGTTGGCGGGCTGTCCAGCGTTGTTTGCCGgagtttcttgtttcaattgcGGGCGTTTGCCCATCTGACGATCGGTTAGGGCCTCGACGTCCTCTTCATCGGAGGAAAGTGAGGTTTCCCTTCCGTCGCGGGGGTCGGTTTCTGGACCGCGTGTCACGGTGGTATCGTCGCGCACCGGTGATAGAACGGTGTTATGCTGCGGCGGCGGTGAGGGTGGAACGTTGAGCACGTTCTCGTCGCCGGTATCGGTGTTGAGTTGCTGTGATGAACTAGCCATGGTGAAAGTTGTTGAAGAATGGAATCAGTTTTGATCTTTGTTTCTTTAGGAAAGATTAAAGAAGGGGAGGAACTcagttcccacagacggcgccactgatctaacctgatgatcagaaaggttgatggccggtccgttgagcgagcgtccacaccgaagggggggtttgtacctgcaggtgctccgatgcctaagtcagcaaagtgaacagagagatacaaaagaagGGAGAGAAAGTGTATTGAATaatgattcagaatacctggctctcctgtataggagagcttatatagtgcccccagcgctgggccaaaggttggtctattgggcctgaataaccggcccaataggccCAACTGCCAGGATAGCCCcggtatcgtaggggaaggcagttatttgcctctatcctGGTTTGGAGTCGTTCCGCTATTGGCGGGTAATGGATGACTCCGTGACGGATATGGTTGGTCAATggagcacgtgttaaacgtgctgcttagctgttaagctaaggcTGAATGAGTCGTCGTGCACGGATAGCCGAGCACGTGATTAGCGTGGAGCTAATctgttatgtcgagcaggacacgtcattggctgacgtgtcggggaagtatccccttattgggccatgccccaaatgtcgggcataagtgattgggccagctcttggcccagtccagaacaacaaacatgttaattaattttaattatgattatcttgTTATCTACTAATGTGTTTTGTGAGAAATGTTTCAACGATAATGATATCATCTGTCAACGGTAACGTTATGGATGAGCAACTAATGGACAAGCAAAACATTACACGCATGAGTAGAAACAAAGGTCTTGACTTAAATGATGAAGTGCTTCACAAAGATATTATTCCTTTGCCTCATCAAAAGTGGTAGTATTTTAAGGAAACACTTATGTAAGGAATATGCCAAACATGGCATAAATTGAATCATGGGCCATAAAGTCTTTTTGGACTAAAGTGAATAAAAGCCCCTTTGGACAAACAAAGGAAGCTTCCATCAATGATTGAAgaagatttgaaattcaaatgaaagcCACATCACACAATGATGGCATGGacgaaaattggccaacaagGTGAAGTCTTACCATAAGCCAAGTTGTAGCAAGTCTCATTCTCATCAAGGGAACATAGAGGGGACaagaatccaacaacatctatCCTTTGTGAACAAAGGACAATGAGTCACCAAAACAAGTACAATTATTACATGATATTTTTCCCACTTGCATACAAGTTGTCCTTCTTATGGACATATATGGGCCACGTAAATGCAGTGGTTGTCATTGGATTAAAAGTGTAGTGCAGATTGCCATAACGGTAATGTTACTGAAGCAACGATAACGCACTATTCACAGCAAATTGACAGCACAACATTGTGACATGTCAAgttggatttgaaattcaaatccctCTCTCATACGCTCCTCCAAAGGTtatatttgcctataaatacaatgGAGCTACACGAAGGAAAGATTAAGAGTTTGcaaaaagaatcaaatcatatacttagttgaagcaaaaatcaacaagtcataaactcttcaaaagcaaagcaaaTCATCAAAGTTATAtcataaatttgtgaaaaacaaatagacaaagcttgctattatcaatctctcacttgagttgatttaacccatattccccacaaatattgtaaccctctcaagtctttctttcatgttagattGAGTGGTTGtgagaaagtcttttcgagtgaagaaaagcattttgagtgaaagtcttttcgagtgaagaaaagcatttgtgtaaaagtcttttcgagtgaagaaaagtagattgtattgatccagttgtgatcaAGTTTTTGATGCGAAGCAGAAGGTTCTGATCTTAGCATTtttagtggataatctcacaaggactgtgaggactggactagcccaagttgggtgaaccaggataacttctgtgtgtttttctcttggactctaaaatccttaaaacatactaaactaactaactgagTAATACCAGAGTGCTCTAGGCcttaaacatttatttattcagCAACtaacttaatatttatattgttcagttatattttattgttgctaactatatttctttttatattgttaattgtgaactaaccaattaaaagaaatattgtcttgagttattttaaactaacttaaaagatttttaaaaagggtcacaattcaaaccccccctttcttgtgacatttaTTGCTACTTCAGAAGTTTcccagaattttcattttagtccctacttttcattcaactcgtgcatatcattttaaattttaattttttttctgcggtcatgtttagtacaaTATATGAATCtctgttataaaaatttaaattcttttaacaaaagataaatttaatatgaattttttagttttttcatataaaaattcataaataattaatctgatgttaaaaaattctaaatttttatcggcgatgctcttataatattataaacatgaatacaaaaaatcattcaaaattgtgaaagtatacacgagttgaatgaaaagtagagactaaaaacattgacggaaaaaacttcatggactaaaaagtgtggaaaaaaatcatcagggactaaaatgaaaattctgggaaattatagggaccaaaatgatatttaacccttaaatatattagtgatcaaaattgtactTTGACATGTGTACAGTGAtctaaaacgacacttaaaaaggaacggagaTAGTATAACTTAAATTAAATGACCAACTACTTACAAAAGGATAAATTTAAGGAACTTCAAAAGTTGTATTTTgactgattttttattttttatttttgttgctaaaatcAATTCCCACTTTCTAAAAAGTCTAATTATATCACCAATTCTAAAAAATGTGTCTTCATACACCTTAAGTTATATCAGTTTTGAGTATATAAAAGTCTAATGGGTTAATAGttttttaccccctgcaatgttgGTGATTTTTGCTTTATCAcctgtaaattttttttttgcttttaccCCCATGTAAGCATTTGACCGGACATTTGGATGACATGGCTTGTCTAcatgtcaaattattttatttttaatattttttaatgctAACTGGATATTCCctctttcattaaaaaaaataaaaaatattaaatttcattttttaacaaataaaaaaaaaatattgaaatatacaaaataaaattaaaacattcatATCTTTCTCCTTGTTCCATAGAAACCCAGAACATTCCCTCtgtttaaaattgaaacaactTGTTCCTTCTACTAACAACAACATTCCTTGAACCTACATTTTCTCCATCTTATTTGATCTGCATTTTCATCATCTCCAAAACCTTCTTCTCTCTCGCGCACGCATTCCCTCTGTTTCTCGCAAGCGTTCGCACCACCACCATTATCTGGGTTTAATTTCAATTTGTGATGTTCCTTTCAACATCAAAATAGATACCCATACCACTAACCCAAACCCATACCATGAAATCGACAGTGACGACGGCGAAAACTAAATCGACGGATCTTCTTCATCAAAATCTGTtcattaattttgatttgtgttgtttttgaTGTTTTAGGGTTTGATTAATGTATGTGTTTTATGATTTTCAGTTTTGCAAATCTGTTCGTTAATGATTTTGGAGAGAAATGTTTCATATGGTGTTTGGATTTGCCTCAAAAGAATGATTCAATTGTTCCTCTTGCTGCAACTATCTTTGCTCCTCATGGTTGtcgttttaatgttttttgttgttatatgaagaataaattttcattttatggGTTTTTACTTAAGGAGGAATGTTGTTAGATGAAGGAACAAGTTGTTCTGGGTTTCTATGGAATAAGGAGAAAGATGaacatatcaattttttattttgtatttcagtttttttttttaaaaaaggaaatttaatattttttattttaataaaaaaagaaatatccaactagcataaaaaataaaataaaataaaataatttgacatgTAGGCAAGCCATATCATCTAAATGTCTAGTCAGATGCTTACATGTGCGGTGAGggtctaaaaacaaaaaatatttgaattgcAAGGGTGTAaaagcaaaaaattattttacaaggGATAAAGCAAAAATCACCAACATTGCATAGGTAAAGAGCTATTAACCCAAGTCTAATTATATCACCAATTCTAAAAAATGTGTCTTCATAGTTCAAACAccttaaattatattaatagATATCTTCATTTGTGAATCAGAATAGATATCTTCATttctatttatcattttttaaatgttttcaACCCAGTTATAGTTTCACTTGCAAACAGCCAAATTCATTCATAATTAATATCAGTAGTTATGAATATTTCAGGTTTGATAAAGGAGTAAAAAATGTGTTACGATTTTGATTATCATCAATAATGCATTAACAATTCTCAGCAACAGTAAACTTAGAGAAGAAATGATACTCAAACTACCAATTCCATAAACCTCCAACAAGAAATCATTAAATCTAACCCTTCATTTTCATTATCAGTTCTAGTAACAAGAAACTTAAACAGACTAAGCTCTTCTGCTAGTGACAACAAACTAACACAGATTAATCTCTAGGAAGAGATTTTAGCAGAACTGAATATTTATTCTTGTTCCCCCATCATATATTATTTGGCACTTTTTGAATTATGTTCCTATCTTTTGAAAGGAGAAAGAAAGGAGGTAtgaaaatctaataaaaaaacttgtaatgtGCTTTTGAAACTTATAACCGCGACTGGGTTTGCTCCACCGAGGCACCCTGCAACATGACAGTAAAGATACCATTAGAAGCTATAATATATATGGTCTAAAGATAATTGTTCTACAAATGAAAGCTTTTTGGAGTTCAAAAATCATGCAATTACTTCCATGTTGATGTCATTGCCACCATTGTCCCCCAAACCTCTCATTTTTTCGGTTCATATAGCTGCTTAACGCAAGGTCTCCGTTTAAAGGggttgtaattttaaattagaaaGGGGGTAGACGTAGATCCCTCATATATACAAGGGATTATAATTGTAGGTGCAATGCATTGTTGAAATGATGCTTAGATATAacaatgaccttttttttttggacaatatAACAATGACCTTTCTGAATTGTATATATCTTGTATCTTGAGTTAAAGAATCAATATAATAATCGAAAAAAATATCCTACTCCAGTGGCAATGACCAAACTGATAATGAAGTTGGGTAAACAGAAATAGAATGCAGCCTAAGAGGCAAGTATATGATCCATAACTAAAACTAAGAACACATGATCTTAGATTTCTTACCAATGGAATTCCCTTGGCAGCTCTTGCAGCCAAGTAAGCAGAGGGCTTGAAGAATTCTCCATATAGTTTTGACCATTCCGCCAATCTTGAGTATATGTATTTGGATCCAAGAGAATCAGCCCAGAATATGATACCTCCCCTAATTAAATTAATGCCAAAAGTCAGAACCAGAAGCACAAACTTTTGAATGTGTAAAGAAAGTAAATGGATGAGACAAACCTGTAAGGTGGAAAGCCCATTCCCATGACAGCTGAAATATCAAGATCTGCTGATTTAACTGCAATGCCTTCATCAAGGACCCGGCAAGCCTCATTCACCACAGGAAAGAAGATCATCTCTATTATGTCCTTTTCTGATAATTTTACAAGCTACCCAAACCAACAAAATCAGATCCAGTGGAATTTATAATGAACGTGGTTATTAGTATCTTACGATGCATGAGTCGTATCTCGATTCGATACTTAATGAACCCAATTGAGGCACATCTCTAGTGTGTATTGGAAATTAATCTCATCTCAAGCCTCAGTTCATTATGATGAATCCTGCTTCACTATGTGAAACCCGATTCATTCTAATAAATCACTACCTAAACTTAGTGTAGCCGAGTACTTTTTTTGTCAACTTTGTATATCCAAccatttttcttttgtcatttgATATGAGTggaattttgaattattttgagGTTCACATATATATGATTGTATCAGCTTATAATTTTGTCACTTTTTCTTAcataaaaatgacatttttattgCCAATGTATCTTACGATTTATAATAAGATTTGATTCACAATTTGAAAAAAGGTTCTtccaattcaaaatttgaatctGGGTTTGATAACCATGATAATGAAGACAAATTATGCTTCAGATACCTGTCAAGTCAATGGTATAAATTAGTTAGGCTGGGTGAAATACCTTAGGATCCACAGTGACACCAGAAATGTTCCTAGACTTCTCAATATAATTCTTCAACTCTGGATCAGGAATAGCTTTACGTCTGTCATCGTACAAATAAAATCCTTTGCGAGATGCTTCACCTGTTAGAAGCGCAATTTTATAGTTTCACACAGAATGTCAATGTCTTTTTAGTGGTAAAACACCTGAGCATGTTActgttaattaaatatatttcacaAGAACATCTCAGATTTTCAATTGATACAAGTAATTAGTGCATGAGAGATTTATCTTTACCTACTCTCTTATCCTCTTGCATAAGTGGAAGAAGCATCGATTTGTAAGTTCGCTCAGGAAAATTCTCAATAAATTGCATGGCAGTTGCGACCCCCACGCCAAAACCAACGAGGTCAATCAATCTTCATTGGAAGTATATCATACATTTGATTAGATAGACCCTTCAAGAAGTGATTATGAATATCGAGAATTTTTCAAAGCATTAATACCTGAAAGGTCCCATCGGCATTCCAAATTTGGTAATTGCCTTATCAATTTGATAAACATCTGTACCATGTTCAACAAGAAAGATGGCTGCTTGTGTATACGGGAAGAACATCCTATTGACCGCAAATCCGGTACAATTTCCAACCACCACTGGAGTTTTCCTTATCTTCCTTCCAATATCTAGTAAGTCAACTACTATTTGTGGAGATGTCTTCTTAGTACGTACAATCTCCAGAAGTGGCATAACATGTGCCGGGCTGTAGAGGCATACATCAAATATATCAGTCAAAAATATAccatagaaaaatataaaggtCCGTTAACATtatgaaaacattttctattttcatctTCTAAAACTTGTTAGTTTTACTTGGTAATAAGGAGAAAATAGACTCTTGAAGTGCAAATTTGTCTTGCATTTCTGGTAACAGTGAAAAAAAAGTCAAGagttattttcattatttcctGAAATGCATCATTCCTAGATATAGCATTTTATCTTCTCTGCATTACAATGACTCACTTCAAAAGTCTCCCATCTtctagaaaatgaaaaaaaaaaaagttttcacaaAGTAAACGTGCCCCAAGAGTTTCATTTTGATGCACCGTCCATGTAGAAAAATTTACACTTTCAATCAATTACAACAAATCATatatgtttattaaaaaaaaaaatactgtatatgtgaattttaaaatagttatACTAAAGTCAAACATATTTAGTGATTCAACGATTATAATTTAATGATGGTGTAAAATTCCTTATACTGACAGTGCATAccaattcaattcaatacaaAATATTATAGTTTCTGAAGAGTGAACATGAGCAAGCAATACCTGAAGAAATGGGCTCCAACAATCCGGTCTTCAGATTTAGTTTTCTGTCCAATCAGGTTCAGATCAATTGTGGAAGTGTTACTTGCAAGTATACAATGAGGAGGACAATACTTTTCAAGGTCAGAAAAGATCTGTTGCTTTAAGGAAACATTCTCAATTACAGCCTGTCCAAACATAACCAACAGTTTATAATGAGGTTCTGAATAAAGTGCAATTGCAACATTCAATGAACAAATTAATATTAGGATTTTTCTTAAAGTACCTCTATCACCAAGTCCACATCTTTGAAACTATCATAGTCAATGGTACCTTTGAGAAGAGATATGGTCTTTTCAAATTTTTCCTTAGTCATCTGCCCTTTCTTGACACGGCTTTGTAAATTTGCTGCATAAATAAATATGCTACATGAGAACATATCttatgtatttttaattaaagcTGAAATTTAAGCACCAACtagtttacaaaaatattttctcacCTTTAACCCTATTAAGACCTGCTTCCAGGAATTTTTCATTTACTTCTTTCAAGATTACAGGATAGTTACTAAGAATTAAAGCTGTTGCTATTCCGGAGCCCATTAGTCCTCCACCAAGGATGGCAACCTTTTTCACTTGTCTAGGAACCAATCCACGATCGGTAACCCCAGGTACCTGTTCATGCCAAcagatgttaaaaaaaaatcataaatacaGATATTATGAAAAGTACTAGGCAACCAAATAGCTAATTTAGGTTCTAACTTTTTAATCACTATTAATATGCTACGTTTGAGGTTACTTTACCGACACCATATAAAATCCCAAGCCAGAAAATGCAACtaatcaaattatatatatatatatatatatatatattataggcACAATTTGAG from Trifolium pratense cultivar HEN17-A07 linkage group LG5, ARS_RC_1.1, whole genome shotgun sequence encodes:
- the LOC123883358 gene encoding peroxisomal fatty acid beta-oxidation multifunctional protein MFP2-like, whose amino-acid sequence is MDNGAKGRTVLEVGADGVAIITIVNPPVNSLSFDVFRSLKESFDEADKREDVKAIVVTGEKGKFSGGFDINAFGIMQKGMDHTNPGLISVELLTDTIEAARKPSVAAIDGLALGGGLELAMACNARISTPVAQLGLPELQLGVIPGGGGTQRLPRLVGLAKALEMMLTSKAIKGEEAYSLGLVDALVSRDKLVSTARQWALDIVDRRRPWVRSLYKTDKIESLGEAREILKFARTQAQKRAPNLKHPLVCIDVIEDGIVAGPRTGLWKELEAFEALVASDTCKSLIHIFFSQRGTSKVPGVTDRGLVPRQVKKVAILGGGLMGSGIATALILSNYPVILKEVNEKFLEAGLNRVKANLQSRVKKGQMTKEKFEKTISLLKGTIDYDSFKDVDLVIEAVIENVSLKQQIFSDLEKYCPPHCILASNTSTIDLNLIGQKTKSEDRIVGAHFFSPAHVMPLLEIVRTKKTSPQIVVDLLDIGRKIRKTPVVVGNCTGFAVNRMFFPYTQAAIFLVEHGTDVYQIDKAITKFGMPMGPFRLIDLVGFGVGVATAMQFIENFPERTYKSMLLPLMQEDKRVGEASRKGFYLYDDRRKAIPDPELKNYIEKSRNISGVTVDPKLVKLSEKDIIEMIFFPVVNEACRVLDEGIAVKSADLDISAVMGMGFPPYRGGIIFWADSLGSKYIYSRLAEWSKLYGEFFKPSAYLAARAAKGIPLGASVEQTQSRL